The Pseudomonas solani genome segment CCGCAGCCTCAAGCCCCAAGCTGCAAGCGGCAAGCACCCCGCCTCTTGCAGCTTGAAGCTTGCCGCTTGGAGCTATCGCCATGCGCATCCCTACGTCGATCCAGTTGCATAAAGCCTCCCGCACCCTGGTGCTGGGCTATGGCGATGTGAGCTACAGCCTGCCGGCGGAGTTCCTGCGGGTGCATTCGCCCTCGGCCGAGGTGCAGGGCCACGGCAAGCCGATCCTGCAGTACGGCAAGGCGCGGGTTGCGCTCGTCGGCGTCGAACCGGCGGGCAACTATGCCCTGAAACTGACCTTCGACGACGGCCACGACAGCGGCCTGTTCACCTGGGACTACCTCCATGAGCTCGCCGTCCGCCAGGAAGCGCTCTGGGAGGATTACCTGCAGCAGCTTTCCGCCGCCGGCCGCTCCCGCGATCCCGACGAAAGCGTCGTCCGCCTGATGCTCTGACCCGGTGCGCCGGCCAGCCCCTTTCTGGCCATGCCGCACTAGGTTAGAGCGCATTTTCTAGAAGCTCGCGACATACTCCCCGGCGCGCGCCCGACCCAGGGCCAGCTTGCGCAAATCCACAAACTCGGGTAACCAAGAACTGGCAGGTTCCATGCATTTGGCAACCACAGGTTCATAGAAATCGGCGAAGTTCTCTTCGCACCCCCGGTAACCCGAGCAGTACCAGGCACGCTTAACTGTCCCGTACAGCAGTCACCCGGTATCCGCCTCTGGACAATGGAGCGTCGTAGATGAGCAACAAGAACAATGAAGACCTGCAGCGCCAAGCCTCTGAGAATACCCTCGGGCTGAACCCGGTGATCGGCATCCGCGGCAAGGATCTGCTGACCTCCGCGCGCATGGTCATGCTGCAGGCCATCAAGCAGCCCTTCCACAGTGCCAAGCACGTCGCCCATTTCGGGGTCGAGCTTAAAAACGTCCTGCTCGGCTCCTCGGCCCTGCAGCCGGAAGCCGACGACCGTCGCTTCGCGGACCCGGCCTGGAGCCAGAACCCCCTCTACAAGCGCTACCTGCAGACCTACCTCGCCTGGCGCAAGGAACTGCACCAGTGGATCGAGCACAGCGACCTGTCGTCGTCCGATACCAGCCGCGGCCACTTCGTGATCAACCTGATGACCGAAGCCATGGCCCCCACCAACACCATGGCCAACCCGGCGGCGGTGAAGCGCTTCTTCGAAACCGGCGGCAAGAGCCTGCTCGACGGCCTCTCGCACCTGGCCAAGGACCTGGTCAACAACGGCGGCATGCCCAGCCAGGTCAACATGGACGCCTTCGAGGTCGGCAAGAACCTCGCCACCACCGAAGGCGCCGTGGTCTTCCGCAATGACGTGCTGGAGCTGATCCAGTACAAGCCCATCACCGAGCAGGTGCACGAGCGCCCGCTGCTGGTGGTGCCGCCGCAGATCAACAAGTTCTACGTCTTCGACCTGTCCCAGGAGAAGAGCCTGGCGCGCTTCAACCTGCGCAACGGCATCCAGACCTTCATCGTCAGCTGGCGCAACCCGACCAAGGCCCAGCGCGAATGGGGCCTGTCGACCTACATCGAGGCGCTCAAGGAAACCATCGAGGTGGTGCTGAAGATCACCGGCGCCAAGGACCTCAACATGCTCGGTGCCTGCTCCGGCGGCATCACCACCGTCGCCCTGCTGGGCCACTACCAGGCGATCGGCGAACACAAGGTGAACGCCTTCACCCAGTTGGTCAGCGTGCTCGACTTCAACCTGGACACCCAGGTCGCGCTGTTCGCCGACGAAACCACCCTGGAGGCCGCCAAGCGCCGCTCCTACCAGTCCGGCGTGCTGGAAGGCAAGGACATGGCCAAGGTCTTCGCCTGGATGCGCCCCAACGACCTGATCTGGAACTACTGGGTGAACAACTACCTGCTCGGCAACGAGCCGCCGGTGTTCGACATCCTCTACTGGAACAACGACACCACGCGCCTGCCCGCCGCCTTCCACGGCGAGTTGGTGGAGATGTTCAAGACCAACCCGCTGACCCGCCCCGACGGGCTGGAGGTCTGCGGCACCCCAATCGACCTGAAGAAGGTCACCTGCGACTTCTTCTGCGTGGCCGGCACCACCGACCACATCACCCCTTGGGAAGCCTGCTACCGCTCCGCCCGCCTGCTGGGCGGCAAATG includes the following:
- the phaC gene encoding class II poly(R)-hydroxyalkanoic acid synthase, which gives rise to MSNKNNEDLQRQASENTLGLNPVIGIRGKDLLTSARMVMLQAIKQPFHSAKHVAHFGVELKNVLLGSSALQPEADDRRFADPAWSQNPLYKRYLQTYLAWRKELHQWIEHSDLSSSDTSRGHFVINLMTEAMAPTNTMANPAAVKRFFETGGKSLLDGLSHLAKDLVNNGGMPSQVNMDAFEVGKNLATTEGAVVFRNDVLELIQYKPITEQVHERPLLVVPPQINKFYVFDLSQEKSLARFNLRNGIQTFIVSWRNPTKAQREWGLSTYIEALKETIEVVLKITGAKDLNMLGACSGGITTVALLGHYQAIGEHKVNAFTQLVSVLDFNLDTQVALFADETTLEAAKRRSYQSGVLEGKDMAKVFAWMRPNDLIWNYWVNNYLLGNEPPVFDILYWNNDTTRLPAAFHGELVEMFKTNPLTRPDGLEVCGTPIDLKKVTCDFFCVAGTTDHITPWEACYRSARLLGGKCEFVLSNSGHIQSILNPPGNPKARFSTNSEMPADPKEWQENATKHADSWWLYWQTWLAERSGKTKKASFTLGNKAYPAGEASPGTYVHER
- a CDS encoding gamma-butyrobetaine hydroxylase-like domain-containing protein, whose product is MRIPTSIQLHKASRTLVLGYGDVSYSLPAEFLRVHSPSAEVQGHGKPILQYGKARVALVGVEPAGNYALKLTFDDGHDSGLFTWDYLHELAVRQEALWEDYLQQLSAAGRSRDPDESVVRLML